The DNA sequence aaacaccccatcagGTTACTGGGGGTCACACAAAAATAAGAAGAATCCACAAGAAAATACCTCGATCGCTTCAACGACGAATGTCTAACGGTCGACGGGCTCACGTATTCCGTCGCAAGCCTTTGTCTAACCAACGGGCTCATGAACGAAGATTttcgcaaacacctcaccaccagaccagtatggaccatgcacgagatccagaaTGTCGCCAAAGACTACATCAATGACGAAAaagtcagccaggtcgtcgccgccaacaaacggcagcACGGCAACACCCAGAGAGAATCAAAAGGACCACCCCAGACTAACAAACACAAGCCGACCACCGAGAATAGGCAAATTCTCTAATTACACGCCCCTGACAGCACCAAttaccgagatataccaccaaatagcagatcgaGGCATCATTCCGAAAGCCCGACAACTCAAAGAAAGGACGGGAGGCAACAAAACCCTCTACTGCGACTACCACCGTGGTTACGGTCACAAAACacaagattgtttcgaccttaaagacACCCTCGAACAAAccatacgagacggcaaactcccagaatttgccaaaatcatcagagaaccaagACGTGTGGAAAGAGACAGGTCATCGAAAAGAGAAGGGCGTAACCCGAGAACTCAAAAGCAACCCCCCAGGGAAAGCCCAGAGGAAGACCCGACCATCATAGTAAACGTCATCACAGGCAAGGACGTGTCGAGCAAGTCAAAACtaacaatgaaaaaagatctcaaaATAATTGCTGTCAGAAACCAAGCTCCAACCACTGTGACCGACAATACGATAACCTTCTTACCAGAGGATTCCCAGCACGGCACCTCGGCCGAAGATGCCCTCTTCGTCATCTCGGCTAGAATCGGAACAGGACTAGTGCGAAGGATACTGGTGGACACTGGGGCAGACTCGAATATCCTTTTTTGAGGAGCTTTCGATAAACTCGGGCTCCACAACGACAACCTCCAAACACACTGCAACGGTGTCAcgggactcggagacaacttTCTCAAACCAAATGGCTCAATCACCCTTCCCATCACCATAGGAACGAGCAACCAGAAGAAGACAATCCTATCTGAATTTGtagtcctaaaagactccacGACCTATAACGTGATTCTCGGAAGAAAAACATTCAATGACTTCTCCACagtcatctttaccaaatacctcctcATGAAGTTTAGAGCCGACGATGGCTCCGTCGACACCATCCACGGGGACCGAGAGGTCGCAGccgaatgcgacaacaccagcctagccCTAAGAAAGAAATCCCGAGATGCGGCCGGGATATTCCTAGCTGATCTGGATGCTCGACAAGACGGCCAACCCAGGCCAGAGCCAGAAGGAGACATGGAAAAGCTACAAATAGGGCCGACCAAAGAAGAATACACCTTCATTAATAGGAACCTCCCATATGATCTTAAAGAAGAACTCTCCCAACTCCTGAAACAAAATAGAGACCTGTTCTCATTtacaccagccgacatgccgggaataAACCCCGACCTAATGTCTCACCGGCTAGCCGTAGACCCCAAAGCCAAACCAGTGGCACAAAGGAGACGAAAAATGTCACCAGACCGAGCCGCCGAGGTCAAAAAGCAAGTTAAAGCCATACTCGAAGCCAACTTCATCAGGAAACTCCCCTACACgacctggctagccaacgtcgtgcTAGTGAAAACATCTAACGGGAAATGACGAATGTGCGTCAActacacggacctcaacaaagcctgcccgaaGGACGCCTTtcccctaccaaacatcgacggattAGTAGACGCCGCATCCGGCCACCGATATCTCAgtttcatggacgcatattccggctacaaccagatcccgatgcaccgaccagacgaagagaaaatagcatttatCACCCCAGACGGGACATACTGCTACACAGTGATGCCCTTCGGCCTGAAAAATGCTGGAGCCACCTATCAAGGACTCGTCAACAAAATATTTCAAAACCTGTTCGGAAGCAAAttagaagtctacatagacgacatgctcgccaAAACTGAATCCGGCAAACAACTCACCGACGACCTCAAGGTCATAATGAACACCCTATGAAAGCACCAAATGCGACTCAACCTAGCAAAATGTGCCTTCGGGATGGAGGCAGGGAAGTTCCTCGGCTTTATGATCACGCAACGAGgagttgaagcaaacccggaGAAATGTCGCGCCGTCCTCGAGATGACGAGCCCAAGGAACCTTAAAGACATCCAAATGCTCACCGGCCGATTGACGGTGTTATCACGCTTTCTCGGGGCATCGGCTCAAAAAGCGATCCCTTTCTTCAAACTGATGAAAAAAGGAGCCCCTTTCAAATGGGAGACAgaatgcgaagaagcattccaacaTTTCAATAGGGTCCTAACGGAACCACCAGTCCTCGCCAAACCCCAGACAGGGGAAACACTCTACCtatacctctccataacggaagaGGCACTCACGACAGCACTCATCCGGGAAAACGAGAAAAAAGAACAGAAGCTCgtatacttcataagcaaagtctTACAAGACGCGGAAGCTCGCTACTCACGCTTAGAAAAGCTAGCTTTCACACTCCTTATAGCCTCCCGGTGCCTATGACAATACTTCCAAGCTCATTCCGTGACGGTACGAACCGACCAAGCGGTCAAGCAGGTCTTACAGAAACCCGACCTAGCAGGAAGAATGCTAGCGTGGTCCATCGAGCTATCCCAGTTCCAGATTAAGTTTGAACCCCGGAACGCAATCAAAGCACAAGCCATGGCCAATTTCATCGCCGAGATGACTCCGGGGAAGCTCACCCCCGAATCGTGGAAACTGCACGTCGACGGCTTGTCAAACTTCACCTACGGAGGTGCCGGAGTCATACTCGAAAACCAAAACGGGATCACAATCGAACAGTCAGTACAATACGAATTTCCAGtatcgaacaaccaagcagaatatgaggccctCTTGGCAGGCCTAACCCTAGCCCGGGAAGTCGGAGCAAAGGTCCTAGAGGTAAACACCGATTCGCAGGTAGTCAGTTCCCAAGTTAACGGAGACTACCAGGCACGAGATCCCCTACTCCAACAATACCTCACCAAGGTAAACAAACTGAAAGAAGGGTTCGAGCACAGTACCATACAACATGTTCCCAGGGAACGAAACGCCAGGGGAGACCTACTTTCcaaactagccagtaccaaaccaggacaCGGTAACAAATCGCTAATTCAGGAAGTCGTTAGGTCGCCCTCCGTGTCAACAACAACCAATGCTCATCTGACATCCTTGAACCAGGAATCTTGGACCCACCCTATCCTACAATACCTCCTCGATGGAACTTTGCCGCCGGACCCGAAAGAGGGAAAGCGAATAAAAAGGGAAGCCGCCAACTATACCATTGTCACAGGACAACTATACAAACGCGGATTCTCGCAACCCCTGCTCAAATGCGTCGAACCCAGGGACACGGAGTACATACTCCGTGAAATCCACGAAGGTTGCTGCGGTCACCACGTCGGAGGTAAAACATTAGCCCAAAAAGTCATCAGGGCAGGCTACTTTTGGCTTACAATTATTCGAGACTCCATACAATTAGTAAAAAACTGCGACAAATGCCAAAGGCACGCTAATATCCACCAAGTCGCCCCACACCAACTCAGCACCATATCGGCAGAGTGGCCATTCGGCACTTGGGGGATCGACCTCGTCGGGCCCCTTCCTACGGCACCCGGCCAACTCAGGTATCTCATCGTCgccataaattactacaccaaatggatcgaAGCCGAACCCTTGGCCTCCATAACGGCAACCCAGTGCCGAAAATTCCTCTGGCGACAGATCATCACCCGGTTCGGGATCCCCGAGATCGTTATCTCAGAATACAGAACCCAGTTTGCTGACAAAATGTTCAGAGAATTTTTAGAAGGGCTACACATATCCCATCGCTTCAGCTCAGTGAAACACCCCTAAACAAACGGATAGGTGGAATCCGCAAACAAAACAATCGTCAAAGGACTCAAAAAAcggctcgacgaagccaaaggactGTGGGCAGACGAACTAGGATCAGTTTTATGGTCATACCAAACCACACCTCAAACGACCAcgggagaaacacctttccgatTAACATACGGTGTGGAGGCAGTCATCCCGGTAGAGATCGGAGACCCGAGCCCCAGAAAAACGGTCGAAGGTAACAACGAGgaagcagaacgagacctcaTTGACGAGGAAAGAGGCATAGCTCATATCAAAGAGCTAGCCCTAAAATAGAGAATCAGCTTAAGATACAATCATGGCGTCGTTCGACGAGAATTCGCAACCgacgacctcgtcctacgacgaaACAATATCGGTCCCCCAACCCCAGGAGAAGGGAAACTCACTCCCAACTGGGAAGGGCCATACAGAATCAAGGCTGTAATCGGAAAGGGAGCATATAAACTCGAACGGCTTAACGGTGACGAAGTCCCGAGGACATGGAACGCCGCCAACTTACGGCGATACTACACTTAGATCGACCTAACTAGGTCGcccctttatttttatttttatttttatttttgttgtttatatttttagtacttaTCCTCCCATTTTACGATTcctacattttttaaattttcgctTAAGTATCAATctcgggtactctttcccgcctttaacggagggttttaacgaggcccaaccatCAATAAAAATTTCATTAACAGCTATTTCTATCTTTCTAAGTGTCCCAAATACAGAACAAAGACACGGCCACGACTGGGGGACTGATCACCCCCCAGGCCCAACACACGGATATCCACAGAAAACCCGACCAAACGACGGTCCGAGGGaacaaataaaacacaaaagGAATAGCTTAAAACGGAACATACCAAAGGCCCAGACGGCCCAAAAACACCATAAACCGGAATATACAAAAAGGCCCAGACGGCCGATAAATACCATTATACGGAAGTACGATGTTACGAAACATCAATCACACGGCCCTTCGCCATCCAAAATACTCAAAACACAGTttaaagtaaaatccaaaaagaaagacaaagataGAAGCTACTCGAGGTCGACAATCTGGCCATCACGAACAGTCTTGAAAGCTCCCATCACGGACACATCCACACCCGGAGCCAGCACTAAAGCCTGAGCCCTCATCGTCTCCTCAGTAGCCACAATCGCACCCTTTGCGTCAGCCAGTAACTCCGTCTTCTCCTTCTTCAAGGCAGCGACCTCGGCCTTTAGAGTCTCCGATTCACTGAGAAGGAAACCCGCATCAGAAGCCCGCTGACGCTCCTCTGCCAATTGGGAAAGAAGTGAAGTCTCAACCTCGAAAAGTCGGAGAATCTCCGCCCCGGCTTCCTCAAAAGACTTCACTGCCTTCTCCTTCGCAGCCTCGGCGGCCTCAAGCTTCTCCTTCAACTTAGCCACCCCAGCCTGGGAATGGCGGAGTTTCTTATCCAACAAACCGACCTGAGCCATCACGGGCTCAGCTTTCCAAACAACAACGGCAGACCGGAGGAGGGCACGATACACCGACTTAGCCTGGAATGAAACATTACAGCCATCAAAAAATGGCTCTATACCAGGCATCAAGCGTTGATCAATAAACCCCGGGGCATCGAAACATCGGTCCAACACACTAGGAACAAGACCCTCTTCCTCGAAAGTCTCACTGCTCGGCTCCTCAGGTCTTTTTCTCTTCCGAGAAGCCTTAGCAGCTGTCACCACGACGACTTCAGGCGAGTTCGCAGGACCAGGAGAAACCTGAGCATCGGCCCACACACTCGAAGAAACTATCTCCTGAGAAACAGCCTGAGATTCCACGGCCGGATTAGAAACAGGAGTAGCCGGAGACGACGACCCCTCCTCCTGGCCCATCGCTGCCTTCAGTCATGCCAAGGAAGTCAAaccaccagccatctcaactaaaagaaaacaaaaatccaAAGTTACAAAAACGGGAAAACAAGCATAAAAACCAAGAAAAGGACAGACACACACCAACATATGACCGACAAGCAACTGAATCACCCATCACATCCCGAGGATTAAGATGACGCTCCCCAAACAATTGCCAGAGAACAAGAGCGATATCCCGCTCCTCCGAAGTCAGGAACTCTTGCGAAACCCTAATGAAAACCAACGGCCCCGCCTTAAAGTTCCAATAGGTAGGGAACCGCTGCTCACCCTCTAATGTCAACCAAAAAGGATGATGCCCCCTTGCGGGACGAACTTTAAAAAATCCACTCTTAAAACCATGAAAAGAATCTTCATACAACCCGAAGACCCGACGATGAGGCTGAGCTCTAAAAGACACATACCCTTTCTTGTGTTTCCCCTCCTTGGTCGGAAGGGTAcacaagaagagaaaaagaaaaatgtttatcGTAGCAGGAAGCTCCAAAAAATCACAAACAAGCTCGAAACACCGTATCGCCGCCCAGCTATTCGGATGTAGCTGGGACGGCGCCACGAAGCACCGGCTCAATAACTGCTGAACAAACGGGGAAAAGGGGAGCCGAACACCAAGCCGAGTAAACATCGCCTCATACACCCACATCCAATCCGGCACAGTCGGGGAGTCAAGATTGGTATAGCAAACCCTCTTGTCAACCCCAGGGAGAGAAAGCTCGTAGTGGCATTCGGCGTCACCACCCCCACAAACAGCTCCTTCATCACGAAGCCGCTGGTGGTCCGCCTCCGTCATCCGCGATGGCGTCCCCCATACATCACTAGTAACCCAAGAGAAAAGGCCGGGGACACCCACCGATGGGGCCACCGGAGCCCTCACACCCTCAGTCCTTCGACGAGCCATACCTAAAATAGCGACGAGCACCACCGTCAGCCAAACCTCGTGGCAGAAAACGGCGGATGAAACCAAAAAACAGACACCTATACACCACCAATTATGTGATGGCGCTCGCCCCCTTTACAGAACTATCTACCACCATCATACACCAAAAAACAATTCTAGTCTACACTAAAGCAGAGGCAAAACAAAATGCAAAGGAAGAGAAAGCATAAATCACagaggaaacaaaaagaaacagaaGAATACCAACTTGATGATGCACAAGAAATACACCCAAGGAGAAAACGCTACGGCAGAAGATCAACCAGAGCCATAGAATGCGAAAGGAAAGTAGAAAATGCTCTCTCGGAGAAGAAAGCAATAGAGAAATGAAGCAAACGAGGGAACTGAAGGAAGAAAACCAAAacggttttaaaaaaataatataacgcACATACCCCTGGAAAGCAAAACAAACGTGAGGGCAATAAAGGAAAACGTCCCCTCACAATAAATGTCCCCCTTCGAAAAAGTAAACTGATAAATCACGCCTCGAAGAATGCAACAGGCACAGCAGACACAGAAGAGTCGCGTCAGACTGAAACGGTCAGACGAATCTTCCACGAGACGAAACCGTGGCACCGACCCCTTCTCGAAACAACCAAACGACCACTCGAGAAAAACTAAAGGCCTGGCCCACGGCAAAAACAATATCTCTCAGCGACAGTCCGACCTCGCTCGCCctcccgctgcgggggcaactgttacggatccgagTCACGGATCCTGGACCCGGGACTGTACTATTACGGATCCAGCCCATGAATCCCAGACTCAAGGTTAGGCCTGAACCCGGCGCCTCGGGTCCGACTTGCCTCTCTCTCCTAGAAGGCCCGAAACCGACCCTCTAGAACTCCTAACcgactttcaaattcaaacatctcccttatcttagccaaataagataagataagataagacactCACCAACACCTATAAATTGAGGACCCAAgcccctccaggtattcattcattcctcacaccttatacctctcagatccattctgacttgagcaccggagtgtctttgcaggtaccttcccccattgctccagtcaagtgatccggcattcgcctcaacccgcaagttcccgatccatctctcaacccgtaccagagacttcCAGTACAGATAGCTAATTTTTGGTTAACCTGATTGATTGGACTAATTTGGTTGGATTCTCTATTAATATTTGATTTCCAACCAAAAATGTTGTGGTAGTTCTTTTTCTATCTTCAATGACTCTTTCAAGAACAAGTTTAGAGGATGCCTCTTTCATTTTGCGTTTAAATTCAACAACTATAAATCTAAAATTATAGTCATTTTAAGAGATTTGTGAATTGTCTTGAAAATAGAGTTTAAGTTTCTAGTTTTAGAAACATATTCAAAAGAGGTGGTTGAAGTTTTTGACTGATAGTGTCATAACGTTTATTTCTTATTTAGTTCAACCTTTCATCTTCCATAGtactaaagaaagaaaaaaatttatgaaataaaataaaataaatcatcatTTCTCAAAATAAATGTTATTGACCAAAATTCATCTTTTTACCAGACAAAATTGGGGGTCCTTACCTGAATACAGTATAAATAGAATCCATACCATACAAATGCTCTCCATCAATGGAGATAAGTAGCTTGCACTGTAATGTTGGAAAGTCTCTCCTCAaagaaaaaatatccaaaacacTCGATGAAATATAGCATTGTTGACTTCATCATCTTTGTACGGTTAAGTCACCAGTTTGGTAACTTAAAAAACTAACACTCGATGAAATATAGCATTGTTGACGTGGTGTATTAATATTCGATTGATTGGTTTGAGGTTGGTGTTATCGACAAAAAAGTTTTGTCTATGttactttgtttttttttgtcCAAGTTACTTTTTTTTGTCCAAGTTTCTTCTCTTTCTGTCTAactcacttcttttttttttgtgagtttTGGGAGTATCCCCATTCATAGGTCCGAGATCCACATCTATGAATTGAAAGGTTCGAATGATCCACTCTATAATCAGTTGTTAGAATCAATAGGTCTTCAAATTATTCATTTGAAAAAATTGAAACCCTTCTTATTGGATGGCCGTAATACTTCCCAAAAATCGAAATTCTTGATCAATGGAAGAACAATATCACCATCTTTTTTTAATAAGATACCAAAGTAGATGATTGACTCATTCCATACTAGAAAGTAGGGGTATTCGCGATGcgatttggttcggtttttgagaAAAAGGTCATCCGATCCGATCATGTAATTAAACTGCGATTCGGTTTGATTCGTTTTTTTATCGAagccatccgaaccaaaccaaaccaattaaaatcggtttggtttgattcggtttgttcggtttttcaatcaattcaaacgaaatactaccatactatttcacaaagtcatCGCATTAAAATCGACCAACacaaatacacaatagctaacaaagtcTTGGTCTAATGAAATTTAACGACAAAAAGAATTCAAATacaacaattaaagaagtttaaaagTTCAACAGTCAATACAACTGAAGACGAACTGGCGATGCACTTGGAAGATCTGATACTTGTTGATTCATTCGGCAGAGGAACTGGCGGTAATCCAGTGTCGCCCATATTTTCACGTGAACTGACATCAAACTACATAAATGAATCAATAACCATCAACAATAATCAATAATCAGCAAACAATAATTTAACCAGCAACAATAATCAATAACCAAGTCAGCAAacaattcaacaaacagaacaaAATCAGCAAGTCAGCATCAATAACCAGCAACAATAATTTAACCAGCAACAATACCTGAAAAATACCAATGCTGAGTATAATTTAGCCAAATTAACAATGAATCAACAAGTCAGCAAGTCAACAATAAAGTAAACAATACCAATACTGAGTATAATTTAACCAAATTAACAATGAATCAACAAGTCAGCAAGTCAGTAATAAAGTAAACAATATCAATGAATCAACTATTTAACCAAATTACATACCTGACTCGGTGGCTCGGCCTCCATATCTGACTTGAATTGGTGACTGGTGGGTGCTGTGTTGTGGGTGGCGACTGGCGAGGGTTGTGGCTCTGCTACTGCTGGGCGCGAGGATGCGAGGGTTGGGCTCTGCTACAACTGGGTGCGAGGGAGGAGGGTCGTGCTCTGCTACTACTGGCGCTGGGTGCGAGGGACGAGGGTCGTGCTCTGCTACTACTGGCACTGGGTGTGAGGGATGAGGGTCGTGCTATGCTAGACTGCTACTGCTGTGTGCGAGGGTCATTCAGGCTGTGGCTGGGGCTTCGTGGTGCTCTGTCCGTGAAGAACGTGGTGGCAGACTGGGAGGAACGTGGGTTCGCCACCGTGAGAGGAAAGCGTCACTGCAAAAAGGAGAGCGCGATAGTGAGAGGCTGAGACTGAGAGCTTTGGATTGGGGGTGGGAGGCGTCGGGTTAGGGCTCACTGCTGCTCAGGAATCGCGCTCAAGGGAATTGGGGTTTGGCCGTTTGgggtggggtggggtgggggGAGTGAGgttggttttttaggattttttttacttcaccggtttggttcggttcggttagggTTTTCCTGGTTAGAACTGAAACCCGAACTGAACCgcaaaaaaactgaaaaacacatttttttggtttttttttgttttcgatTTTTTTGGTTTGGTTGGTTGGTTTAGTTCGGTCCGGATCAGTTTTGAACACTCCTACTAGAAAGAATCGCAGGAAATCTTTTGATAACACGGATTCCTATGTTTCAATGATATCCCACGATCAAGACAATTGGCTGAATCCCGTGAAACCATTTCATAGAAGTTCATTAATATCCTCTTTTTTAAAAGCAAATCGACTTCGATGCTTGAATAATCAATATCACTTCTGTTTCTATTGTAACAAAAGATTCTCTATTTTTGTGGAAAGGGCCTGtatcaataattattattttacatatGCATAATTCCTCAATATCTTGTTCATTCGgaacaaaattttttctttgtgcGGCAGTAAAAAAAACATGCTTTCTTGGAGAGAGATACTATTTCACCAATCGAGTCACATGTATCTAACATATTGATATCTAACCATTTTCCGCAAAGTGGTGACGAAGGATATAACTTGTACAAATCTTTCCATTTTTCAATTCGATTCGATCCATTCGTTCGTAGAGCTATTTACTCGATCGCAGACATTTCGGGAACACCTCTAACAGAGGGACAAATAGTCAATGTTCAATTCTATACTGTTTTATAGGCAGTTAGAATACAGGTGTGGGCTAAGTAACTCAATGGATAGTTTTAGTCCTATTG is a window from the Arachis hypogaea cultivar Tifrunner chromosome 1, arahy.Tifrunner.gnm2.J5K5, whole genome shotgun sequence genome containing:
- the LOC112710786 gene encoding uncharacterized protein codes for the protein MLAWSIELSQFQIKFEPRNAIKAQAMANFIAEMTPGKLTPESWKLHVDGLSNFTYGGAGVILENQNGITIEQSVQYEFPVSNNQAEYEALLAGLTLAREVGAKVLEVNTDSQVVSSQVNGDYQARDPLLQQYLTKVNKLKEGFEHSTIQHVPRERNARGDLLSKLASTKPGHGNKSLIQEVVRSPSVSTTTNAHLTSLNQESWTHPILQYLLDGTLPPDPKEGKRIKREAANYTIVTGQLYKRGFSQPLLKCVEPRDTEYILREIHEGCCGHHVGGKTLAQKVIRAGYFWLTIIRDSIQLVKNCDKCQRHANIHQVAPHQLSTISAEWPFGTWGIDLVGPLPTAPGQLRYLIVAINYYTKWIEAEPLASITATQCRKFLWRQIITRFGIPEIVISEYRTQFADKMFREFLEGLHISHRFSSVKHP